A single region of the Peromyscus eremicus chromosome 16_21, PerEre_H2_v1, whole genome shotgun sequence genome encodes:
- the Ppard gene encoding peroxisome proliferator-activated receptor delta isoform X1 yields MEQPQEEAPEAREEEKEKVATTEGAPELNGGPEHMLPSGSCTDLSQNSSPSSLLDQLQIGCDGASGGSLNMECRVCGDKASGFHYGVHACEGCKGFFRRTIRMKLEYERCDRSCKIQKKNRNKCQYCRFQKCLALGMSHNAIRFGRMPEAEKRKLVAGLTASEGCQHNPQLADLKAFSKHIYNAYLKNFNMTKKKARSILTGKSSHNAPFVIHDIETLWQAEKGLVWKQLVNGLPPYKEISVHVFYRCQCTTVETVRELTEFAKSIPNFSSLFLNDQVTLLKYGVHEAIFAMLASIVNKDGLLVANGSGFVTHEFLRSLRKPFSDIIEPKFEFAVKFNALELDDSDLALFIAAIILCGDRPGLMNVPQVEAIQDTILRALEVHLQVNHPDSPYLFPKLLQKMADLRQLVTEHAQMMQWLKKTESETLLHPLLQEIYKDMY; encoded by the exons ACCTCTCCCAgaattcctctccttcctccctgctggaCCAGCTGCAGATAGGCTGTGATGGGGCCTCAGGCGGCAGCCTCAACATGGAGTGCCGGGTGTGCGGGGACAAGGCCTCGGGCTTCCACTACGGGGTCCACGCATGTGAGGGGTGTAAG GGTTTCTTCCGCCGGACAATCCGCATGAAGCTGGAGTACGAGAGGTGTGACCGGAGCTGTAAGATCCAGAAGAAGAACCGGAACAAATGCCAGTACTGCCGCTTCCAGAAGTGCCTGGCGCTCGGCATGTCGCACAACG CCATCCGCTTCGGACGGATGCCAGAGGCCGAGAAGAGAAAGCTGGTAGCAGGGCTGACGGCCAGTGAGGGGTGCCAGCACAACCCACAGCTGGCCGACCTGAAGGCCTTCTCCAAGCACATCTACAATGCCTACCTGAAAAACTTCAACATGACCAAAAAGAAGGCCCGTAGCATCCTCACCGGCAAGTCCAGCCACAACGCA CCCTTTGTCATCCACGACATCGAGACACTGTGGCAGGCGGAGAAGGGCCTGGTGTGGAAGCAGCTGGTGAACGGGCTACCGCCCTACAAAGAGATCAGCGTTCACGTGTTCTATCGCTGCCAGTGCACCACGGTGGAGACGGTGCGGGAGCTCACCGAGTTCGCCAAGAGCATCCCCAACTTCAGCAGCCTCTTCCTCAACGACCAGGTGACCCTCCTCAAGTACGGCGTGCACGAGGCCATCTTCGCCATGCTGGCCTCCATCGTCAACAAAGACGGGCTGCTGGTGGCCAATGGCAGCGGCTTCGTCACCCACGAGTTCCTGCGCAGCCTCCGCAAGCCCTTCAGTGACATCATTGAGCCCAAGTTTGAGTTTGCTGTCAAGTTCAATGCGCTGGAACTCGACGACAGTGACCTGGCACTCTTCATTGCAGCCATCATTCTGTGTGGAG ACCGGCCAGGCCTCATGAATGTGCCACAGGTGGAGGCCATCCAGGACACCATTCTGCGGGCTCTGGAGGTCCACCTGCAGGTCAACCACCCTGACAGCCCGTACCTCTTCCCCAAGCTGCTGCAGAAGATGGCCGACCTGCGGCAGCTGGTCACTGAGCATGCCCAGATGATGCAGTGGCTAAAGAAGACGGAGAGCGAGACCTTGCTGCACCCCCTGCTCCAGGAAATCTACAAGGACATGTACTGA
- the Fance gene encoding Fanconi anemia group E protein — protein sequence MSQETKTSHHFLWNKEAIEFCSVRPCSGASRFSRAGISAPAEDSLGPRVFCPPPRVGSALERSVSDTVASAGAAPWATLEAPARLLLQALQAGPEGAGRGLGVLRALGRRAEHFPWGGFLEALGRAEPVVRGPDGRLELIPLLLRLPGVCRKNLMSLLMAVQPLLPESGLRSVLQLAQQDTASTPGAWLHALGELLRRDVGIGVSVEGASPLSTSCQSQLRDLCGRLGQGGRGLKLAQALGPEQEEQPLQLWGKRRKEPEEDPASLESERAAKRFRGLEEEEEEEEGKDQEERPKLESSESPPEAGRMSPDPKQTVTEAETPEPGPGVEEAKGPVERVELPRVVQDQVPRLQQLLEAFQEGLEGLEEEPPVDLQFLHECSPSQMELLCSQLQLPQLPDGGLLQLCSCLLSLTPTLSLASASVLARSLFLDRILSLPSSASRLLRVALVSFCVKYTYPVCKAVLVPLLQDPSVGPMQTELLCSLIKDESLEPDMQVQILGQVLELAWREETFLVLQALLERQVEMTSEVFSVLVQRLCKEGPAATTSMAYAKLMLTVMTKYQASITQHQSLDLAVALEPNATFLKKSLQAALRHLTH from the exons ATGTCCCAAGAGACCAAGACTTCCCATCATTTCCTATGGAACAAGGAGGCCATCGAGTTCTGCAGTGTGAG GCCCTGCTCCGGTGCTTCCCGTTTCTCTCGCGCGGGAATCTCTGCTCCGGCCGAGGATTCCCTCGGCCCTCGTGTGTTCTGTCCTCCGCCCCGCGTCGGCTCTGCGCTGGAGCGGTCGGTGTCAGACACCGTGGCCTCGGCCGGGGCGGCGCCCTGGGCGACCCTGGAGGCCCCCGCCCGCCTCCTGCTGCAGGCGCTGCAGGCGGGGCCCGAGGGCGCGGGCCGCGGGCTGGGGGTTCTGCGCGCACTGGGCCGCCGCGCGGAGCACTTCCCCTGGGGCGGCTTCCTCGAGGCGCTGGGCCGCGCAGAACCCGTGGTGCGGGGCCCCGACGGCCGCCTGGAGCT GATCCCACTGTTGCTCCGGTTGCCTGGGGTGTGCCGGAAGAACCTGATGTCCCTGCTGATGGCTGTTCAACCCTTGCTACCCGAAAGCGGTCTCCGTTCTGTGCTGCAGCTTGCCCAGCAGGACACAGCATCTACCCCTGGTGCCTGGCTCCACGCCCTCGGGGAGCTGCTAAGAAGGGACGTGGGGATCGGAGTCTCTGTGGAGGGAGCCTCTCCGTTGTCCACAAGCTGTCAGTCACAGCTCCGAGACCTGTGCGGGCGTCTGGGCCAGGGAGGTAGGGGGCTGAAGTTGGCTCAGGCTCTAGGTCCTGAACAGGAGGAGCAGCCCTTGCAGCTTTGGGGGAAACGGAGGAAGGAGCCAGAGGAAGATCCTGCCAGCCTTGAGTCAGAGAGAGCTGCTAAAAGATTCCGGggtttggaggaggaggaggaggaggaggaggggaaggaccAGGAAGAGAGACCCAAGCTGGAGTCATCGGAATCCCCACCAGAGGCAGGACGCATGTCACCTGATCCAAAGCAGACCGTTACTGAAGCCGAGACTCCTGAGCCTGGCCCGGGTGTGGAGGAGGCCAAGGGTCCAGTTGAGAGAGTGGAGTTGCCTAGAGTTGTCCAG GACCAGGTGCCCAGGCTGCAGCAGCTGCTGGAGGCCTTCCAGGAG GGGCTGGAGGGGTTGGAAGAGGAGCCCCCAGTGGACCTGCAGTTCCTCCATGAATGTAGTCCCAGCCAG ATGGAGTTGCTATGCAGCCAGCTGCAGCTACCCCAGCTCCCGGATGGAGGCCTCCTGCAGCTCTGCAGCTGCCTGCTGAGTCTCACACCAACCCTCAGCCTCGCCAGTGCCTCCGTGTTGGCCAGGAGCCTCTTTCTTGACCGG ATCCTCTCCCTGCCATCGTCCGCCTCCAGGCTGCTCAGAGTTGCCCTCGTCTCCTTCTGTGTGAAGTACACCTACCCTGTCTGCAAGGCCGTCCTTGTTCCCTTACTCCAGGACCCAAGCGTGG GTCCCATGCAGACGGAGTTACTGTGCTCCCTTATAAAGGATGAGTCCCTGGAGCCAGACATGCAGGTCCAGATTCTGGG GCAGGTCCTGGAGCTGGCTTGGAGGGAGGAGACATTCCTGGTATTGCAGGCACTCCTGGAGCGCCAG GTGGAGATGACCTCTGAGGTGTTCAGTGTCTTGGTGCAAAGGCTCTGCAAAGAGGGACCGGCGGCCACCACCTCCATGGCTTATGCCAAGCTGATGCTGACAGTGATGACCAAGTACCAGGCCAGC ATCACACAGCACCAGAGCCTGGACCTGGCTGTGGCCCTGGAGCCCAACGCCACCTTCCTGAAGAAGTCCCTGCAGGCGGCACTGAGACACCTGACCCACTGA